From the genome of Tenrec ecaudatus isolate mTenEca1 chromosome 1, mTenEca1.hap1, whole genome shotgun sequence:
GGGGCTTTCCCTCAGAGTTGGCTAGGATCACAGAGACAGCACATGTGTGGAGCCAGAGGGAGCGGCAGGCGACCTTCAGCTGCCTCTTTCCATGCTTCCTGAACCCACAGTGGCTCTCCCCACTCCAGGCTGAGCAGTGAGGGAGAGCCTGGTCCTTAACCAGTCTCTTGAAGGGGATAGGGTTTGGAAAAGAAGGcaagcaccccacccccaatccttTTGAGGGAGAGGAAGCCGGGATCCAGCCAGTCCAAGCCAGGAATAATTCTGGCCAGGGCCCCAGTCCCAGCAGAGGACACAGTGGGCAGGAGACCCTGAGCTGGCCTAgtctgctaaggccaggctcaGGGTGGCCTTTTCTTGAGAGCTCCCTTGGAGTTGCAGCAAGTGCGATGAGGGTCTGAATCAGATGGGAGGCACGTGTGAGGGGGACTGGGCGCAGGGGCCTCCCCTCCAGGGCAGCCAGGGGGACCAGTTTCTAGACCGTTGGTTGAGTGACTTGGGGGCTGCCAAGTTCTGACGCACTCACCCTCTGCTGGCCGGGGGGAGCGTTGCATCTCCCTAGGAATGCAGCGGGACCAGAACTCCTAGGTcctcccccacttcctttccttggGGGGAGGAGCGTGGGAGGGTGTGGCTCTCAATCCTCCCGTTATTGTCTGCGCTAAAAACCACGCGCCACCAGATGGAGGATTAATTAGCCCTAAAAAGGCACTGCGGAGTTAGCTTCCTGTGGGGATCCCCCTCAAGGTCCCGCCCTCTAGCCAATGGGCTATCCCCAAACCACTTGCACCTCCACTTCTGTGGGCCTGTTCCCTGCCTTTCAGTCTTGATGACAACGCAGGAGGGATGTCCGCAGGGCGAGGCCGGCAGGAATGAAAAGTGGCTTTGGGCAAAGGGGAGCTTGCAGGCGGCTGACCAGGAAGCTGGAGGCCGCCTGCCTGTCCTCCCGGACCCCTATGCCCCAGGCTTCTCTTGCCTCCACACAAGGTCACGTTGATACAACCAGCAGCTGTGACTCAGCCTGGTCCCCCGCCAGGCCCAGCGCCTCTGCTGCCTCTGAGAATGGCATTGCGTGTGTCTCAACATGTAAACAGGCACCTAGCCACCCAGTCCGCACCAGGCCCCAcaccccagcccctccctctgcctggaatCAAGACCCGGCTTTGTCTAGGGGAGGACAGCTGGAGACTCGCGGCTCTGGACGGGGATCTGAGGAGCCTCAGACCCTGGGCGTGTTTGTCGGGTGTCATGCCCATGAGGCCTGCAGAAGCAGGGGCCATGCCTGCCTCTGGGAAACatgcctatgtgtgtgtgtacacgtgtgtgtgtgtgtgtgcatgcaggaATGGCTGGGTGTGGCTCATTCTGAAGGGCCTGCCACATGCTTTCCAGGAGAGGCCTAAGACACACAGGGCTGCCAAAGGGTGGGGTCTGTTTGGGGACAGCGCTTAGGGCCCTGGACCACCTGGTCCCTTCTGCCTGAGAGCAAGGAAGTTTGGGGAGGAGGGCACCGTGGCTCAGGACCACAGACTCTGgcctccccacttcccactctTAGCTCAAACCACAGGCCAGCAGGAAACCAGACCGTGGTTACTTATGTTTTTTTGTGGCGGGGGGCACGGGGAGATGCTGTCAGACCTCATGGCGTCACGCACagttgtggggtgggtgggagtggtGGTTCCACTAGGTGTCTATTAGTTTCATCGAGGTGTCTCCCCAAAAGTAAGGCAGAAGGTGGTAGGCTGCCCCACTCTTGTGGAGGCTTCCTGTGCCACTCGCTGGGGCCTCTCAGTGCATCCTACCAGTCTGGGTGCCCCGTCCCTTTCTGCTGAGAGTGTCCCCATGTACCTGTTCGGCAGGTTTGTCGTGAATGAGCCACCCAGCCTCGGCCCCCTCTGAATGCCAGTCTAAGAGAGCCCTCTGGTCTGAGGACTGATGAGGGGTGCTGGGGACACAAAGGGATAATGAAACCCACAGGCTGACCTGATGGGGGCCTTGGATCGGGCTAGAAGCAGTTgggagcagagaagggagggcaGGCCTGGGGCGGGTAGGTCTCTGGCCAGGGAAGAGGGGTTGGATTTGggcagatggagggagggagagaaaggaagagctAGTGCAGTGGGAGGCATTGCTGGAACAAAAGAAGGGGTGGGGCGAACGAGTGTGCAGGCAGACTAGGGGTGGCAGCAGGAGACGCCCCATCACCCCACCGACTGGCCCACCGGAAGCTAGCCTGAGTTCTAGCCCACTGGCAGGGTTGAGAGAACTGGCTTCTCCGAGGCAGAgaccccttccttccccccttccctccctctgcccAGCCTGGCCACAGGGGCGCCCAGTCCCACTGTCCCACATGGCAGAAAATAGCCAGGGGCCCAGAGAGTATGTTTTCCTGGGGTCTCCACCGGCATGGAGAACCTGGAGGGCCCCTGGGTCAGTGTTGTCAGCAGGCTACAGTGGTTCTGAGGGAGACCCTGAGAGGACGAGGCTGGGCCGGCACTGCCATCCACCACCCCTTCCCCTTGGTCCCTCCTCTTCCTTATTTTTAGCCCCAGCTGGATATTTCTAACTCCCTGTCCCTCCCTTGGCCTGACGGAGGAAACAGGGCCCTCTCCCGCTGGGCCTCACATGTTGCTCCCAGCAACCAGTGACCAAACAGCCCTGCGGCCGGCCCTGGTTTCCATATCTGCCATCTGAGCCGGACTGACGAGGGTGACTCAGCGGGTGGGTCAGTGCTGGCCTGATGCCCATCCAGCCCCTTTGCTGAGCTGGGTGCCTGAGAATCATGGCCTGCCTATCCTTACAGACCCTCAGCCACACCTGCCAGCCCGGCTCTCCTAGCTGCCttgtcctttcctctcagagagctGATCTGCCAGCTGTGGGAATAGTTGCAAACAGGATGCCCGTCTCCTCTCACCAGGCTGCGGGGATGGAGCCCCTCCCCGGCTAAGAGGACCCTGCAGATACACGGGAAAGAGCCAGCCACACCCACTGGCATGGccctgggcccggcaggacatGGGCAAAGCCAGGGTCTCCCCTGTGAGCACTAGAGGATTTCCCGACCCTGGCCCGGGCATTGTCTGCCTAAGGATGAGTCACCTGAGAAGCCCCTGGTTCCCAGCCTGCCTGCCACGCCCCAGCCCCCGTGCCAGCTCAGTgggggcagcaggcaggcagcacGTGCCCAGGTTTGCCACCAGCATGTGCAGGCCTGTTCCCTGCCGCTGGCCGAAGTCTGAGGACCCTGCAGGGCCTGGAACTGGTCCTGTTCAGTGGAAGAGACTAGGGAGGGGGCTGGAGCGGTGCTGGGCTCTGCCAAGCTCAGCGTTTCTAGCCTTGCGTGTGTGTGATGTGGCTCCCTGGCCGCAGGTTCTCCTTGGGTCTGAGTCACGAGCCCATGGTGAGAGAGACAGCTCCCCACAGAGTGGGGCTCCCCGGCATGAGGGAGAAAACCTCAAAGGCCCCGGTTCTCCTTTCTCCTGCCAGTGGTTTCCCTCACCCGTAGGGTGGGGCTTAGTCCTCCTGCCGTGCTGCTTgctaaactcaaaaccaaaccaaaccaaaccgaacATCCTGCCATCGCAGCACCAGGAAAACTGCCCCTTCGGGGGAGTAGAGCCTCGTCTTTTGCCCTCAGggctgcctggtggtttcaaactgttcgcCTTGTgcggcccaacacgtaaccacagaGCCCCCAGAGCCCCCCAGTTGCCGTTACCCAGCGACTCTGACTgatgaggggccctggtggtcagAAGAGAAGGGTGCTCCCAGGGGCTCCCGGCAGCTCATCTTTTGgcggcagatggccaggccttttcttccgaggtgccccgGGTGGACTCCAGCCTCTAACCcccttggggggtcaaacgaccctttcacagggctacccaattcatcacagttgtaaaatgacagtgatgaagcagcaacaaaaacaatgtgatggttggggtcacccccacatgaggagctgtatgaaagggtggcggcgtgaggaaggtcgagaaccactgatcCAACCCCCCAGTCAGCAGCCAAACAGATGCATGAACTGTCGGCCCCACTCGGGGACGCCCTTCATTTCTTCTGGGAGGCCAAAGATGGTGGCGGCCACCAAGGCAGAACAGTCTGGACCTCCAGCTCCGTTCTTTAGTagcggcagggggtggggggggagggcagaCCTCATTCTCGGTGAAGAGCAGGTTAGCGCTGTCCTGTGTAGCTATGATGAAGTCCACTGGACACATACTTACTCCGGACACAAACGTGTGTGCTGCTGTCAGCATCGCTGTCCGTCAGAATCACTGTCCGTCAGAATCACCACCAGGACCCCCGCCTCGGGGACCAGTGGGGCGAGGAGAAGTTAGCCTAGAAGAAAACACCCTAAACTTCTCAGATGAGGCGCCCGTCCACCGCAAACGGGTCACACACTTGGCTGTTAACGGGAAATCTTGCATCCACCCCAGGGCTGCCACCAAGCCAGGCCCCGCAATCTGGTTCcctaacacaggccagtggggagccTACAGAGCGAGCCTGGTGCTGCTCTAAGTCACAGGGAGCCAGACTGCCTGGCAGCTGACTTTTGTTTTCCAGCTGGCTGAGGCCCCGGAGGCAGGGCCAGGCAGCTGTAGGCTCGGCACCGCGGTGGACCCACCTCTCCTTTCTTCGTAAGGGCCTGCCTGGAGCTGCCACGGGGGCAGCTTTCCTGGGGAGAACTCCAGGACCCCCTCTCTTGGTTTCTCAGGGGGCCGGGAGGCAGGACCAGGGAAGAGATGCCCTTGAGCCGTCTTGaaaccagccctgtggctccttcCTGTTTGTACTGGCTCTCGGCTGCCCACTGCCACAGCACatgtcctctctcctctctcagcTTCTCCATTCTCTCCAGACCTTGTGACTGAGAgaggcgaggaggaggaggaggagaaggaggaggaggaagagatggaGTCACCCTAGGCCAATAGCTAGAACGGGCTGCAACCCTGCCCCTGTGTGACCCTGGGCCATTCACCTtcccctctgtgcctcagtttcctcatctgtagggGGCAGGGCTGAGTGGAACAGAGGATCGTTCTCTGACTCTGCCCAGCAGCCCAGGGCCTTCCCGCTTGCCCGTGGTGGCCAGCTGCGGCCTTCAGGAGGCCTCCCTGCCTGCTTGACTGGGATGTCCCTGCCAACCTTGGAGTCAGCCCAAGGAGCTGAGTCCAGTTGTTGTCTGCACGGTCAGCGGCGGCGCCTCACTTTACcatcctctctcctcccctctagCCGCCCCAGCTTCAGAGACGCTCTGAAGTCATGGAAAGTTGGGGCTGTGCTCCCAGCCAGGCACGGGGCCGGCTAGCAGCCAAAACCTGAGCCGGGTTTTGACTTTATTTTTAGCTTTTCGGGCTGAGACAGAGAGGGGGGAGACACCCTCGCGGCCTAGGGGGCCTCTTTTTGTCGGCCATGCACTTCTTCTGAGGTGTGCCCAGGGGCCTGAGAGGCCTATGTCTCATCTCCTTCCCCTGTCTCTCGGGGTTCCAGCTCTGTCCCCCTACCCAGTGAACTCTCCTaagctgggagagggggagtggagGCACTGCCTGtggctcttccctccctccagcATGGCCTCAAGTCTAGCCTTGTTCTGTCTGCCAGTGTGGACAGTGGGTCTTCTGCAGCTTAGGCTCCGCGGGAAGGAGAAACACTGGCAGGGTGGCATCTCTCCTCTTGTTGTCCCTGTCCCGGCCCACGCCTGGTTCCCCTGGTTTCCCATCTGCCGCGGCAGACCCGTACCGCAGGCCTGAGGCACCGCAGACTACATCTGGGACTAGGCCTCTTGGATTACCCGCCCTCCGCCCCTGGGCCTGTCCCACCTACAGAGGGGCATCAAGAAGTCCATGGGGAAATGGAGTTAAGAGACCATgaaagtttcccacaaactttttgaagtgtccccccacccccgactcctCCCTCTGAGTTTTCGAAGGGCTAGAAACACAGGTTCCCGGGAGACTTACAGGAACCCCAGCAACCAGCCAGTTGCCGTGGAGTGGGGTGGACGTGCGCTCTGTAGGACTGGGTTGGTTTTCGATGGCTGTTTTTATTGAGAGGTAGagagccaggactttcttcctagtcccttctgggtggactggaacctcCAAGCTGTGGAGAGCCTTTGGCAGGCCTAGggcttctctctttctcccctcatTTAGCATCCGGCACCCAGAGGGTGCAGAGGCAACCCCTGTTGGACTGGTTCTAGCGGAATGTTACCCAGTTTGAGGGGTGGAGGCAGTGATGTCTCAAGGCTGGGCCCCCGAGAAGCTGGAGGCCTCCGgagcgcctagagcagtggttctcaacatgtgggtcccgacccctttgggggtcgaacaaccttaacagtatcaaaatggcagttatgaaggaacaagaaaaacaatggtatgattggggtcaccacgacatgtgGAACTGTATTGTAGGGTAGCGGCATTGGGACCTAGAGGGAGGGTGCGCTGCATCCTTCTGCCCAGATGGGAGAACCCAGGCGGGCCCTGAGGAAGGCAGGCCAGCTCCCCCAGGCTCTGGGCAGACTTTCCTCCCTGCCCCGTTTCAGGTTTCCACAGCTTTGGGGCCCAAACTGAGATGCATTAGAGACCCAGGGATTCTAGGGCCAGGAGCTTGGCTGCCTGGGTCTCCCAGGGGAGGGATGCTTGGCTgacaggaaggtgggtggagcCTGGGGAAGAGCCCTTAGGCGCAGTGTGGGAAGGGGCAGGAGACAAAGGTGCCCCTGTCTCTTTGGGAAGGGCTGAGAGGGGAAAGGCATTCTTGTCACGGGACCCAGTGTTGCCCTTAGCCCTAGGCACGTTCCTGAGCCCTGAGTCATGGGAAGGGTGGAGTTGCTGGGAGAGGGCTTGAGGGACCTCCCGGACAGTGGGAGCCAGGCCCCCAAAGTTGGCAGATGCAAAGCCAAGGATGCCCTCTCTTGGCAGTGGAGGGAACGGCAGAGCCAGCCCCAGCGGCAGCTTCTCTGTTAGGCCGTGAGCTCCTCCCACAAccactcttccctcctccccctcagcAACACCAAAAAGGAGGGAGACTTGCTGGCCGCCCAGGCCCGCCTCAAGGACCTGGAGGCTCTGCTCAACTCCAAGGAGGCTGCGCTGAGCACCGCCCTCAGTGAAAAGCGGACGGTGGAGGGCGAGCTGCACGACCTTCGTGGGCAGGTGGCCAAGGTGAGACCACCCTCTTCTCCCTGGCTTACtgtcattcccctgcacctcccgcctccctctccctctccccctgccaCCGCCCCTCCCAGCCTCTCCTCTTTAATCTTCTGACCACCCGGATCCCATTTAGTgggttaaatgcttggctgcttgggattaaatgcttggctgctaaccaagaggctggcagttcaaacccaccagccgctctgtaggTTTTTAGTGgtttaaatgcttggctgctaaccaagaggctggcagttcaaacccaccagccgctctgtgaacgaaatatgaggctgtctgcttccataaggatttgcaTCCTCAGAACCCCAAGGGCCATTCTgtgctgtcctatagagtcactgtgaaggAGAACGGACCTGGgcatggtggcagtgggttgggtagcATCCTTTGCCCGCCCAGACCACATGGGCTGTCTCTGGCTACATGTGGTACAGTGAATTTAACACACTCTCTGGCCATTGCCATCTAACTAATGAACCGTGCCCAGCCCTGAGTCCCTCCGATGAATGGCTCCTGGCTCTCCATGAGCAAGGAGAGGCGTTAGGGCCTTCCTTCCACAGAGCTGGCGTTCATTACACAGGGAGTGCATGTTAATAACACCTGGCATGTTGGCGGTGGCTTTTCCCTTCAAAACACATCACTGTCTATTATCTCCTCCTGTTTCTCATGTtacaagcggggggggggggggggagagacagaAAAACAGAGAAGCTGGCTTGTTTTCAGTTTGACAGCTTCCCCTGCctatcccaccccactccccgccaccccccactGCCATGAGCCTCCTTGGAGAGACCAAGGAGATGGCTGCAGCAGGCTGGGTGCTGCTTCTCCTGGTGCTCTCACCTCCAGCTCCACCTCTGCCAgctgcactcaccagcctgtgctccCCTGCTCAAACTTCCCCACGGGCTCCACTCATGGCCCACCAGGGCGTCTCTGTgtgaggcagccccaggcctgccaGTCCTGCCTGCTCTCCCATTGCTCCCTCTGTCTCCGCTTTAGGCCTTTAGTTTTCAGCAGCACTGATCTTCCTGGAGGCCCCAAGACACATGAGAGTATGTCCTCagaccccagggcctttgcacataCTCCTCTTCTCTACCAGCCAAGACCCAATAATCCATCCTTTGGCTCTTAGCCTCTTCCCACACTTCTCTCCACCAGACACACTGTGGTTCTGTCCCTTGTGTTCCCTCtgcccctgacacacaccttgacAGTTGCCTTGTGCTAGGAAGGGGTGGTCCCATAAGGGTGGTTATAGGCTTGTCTTTCTTCTCCTAGTGCAGGACCCTCCTAGAGTGGTAGTGGTGGGCTGAGTGGGTGTCGTGACTTGCCATGGGCATCTGAGCCCTTCACTCCCCTGGGACCCATTGGGCCCTTCTCCTGGCTGTCTCTGCACTCTGACCTCTGCTCTATCCCTCTTAGCTCGAGGCAGCCTTGGGGGAGGCCAAGAAGCAACTTCAAGATGAGATGCTGCGACGGGTGGATGCTGAGAACAGGCTGCAGACCCTGAAGGAGGaactggacttccagaagaacatctACAGCGAGGTGGGGCCCGAGGCCGGCGCTGGGTGCGACAGCCAGAGAGCCGCTGAGTGCACTGTACCCTCCCTGGTGTtcgtgggtgggaggaaggggtggCCAGCACCCAGCTCCAGGTGAAAGTCTGTGGGGAACCCGAGCTGATCTCCGCTCCTGTGACCTTGCTCCCACCCCTCAGGAGCTGCGGGAGACCAAGCGCCGCCATGAGACCCGGCTGGTGGAGCTTGATAATGGGAAGCAGCGAGAGTTTGAGAGCAAGCTGGCAGACGCCCTGCAGGACCTGCGGTCCCAGCATGAAGACCAGGTGGAGCAGTACAAGAAAGAGCTGGAGAAGACCTATTCTGCGAAGGTGCTTGCTCACCCCACTCACCCCAGGATGGTCcctgcggtgggggtggggtggggagagctcCGGATGGCTGCAGCCCTGATGGAACCTGAGACCCTCTCCCTCTAACCCCCTGTCCTTGGCTCCAGCTGGATAACGCCAGGCAGTCTGCAGAGAGGAACAGCAACCTGGTGGGGGCTGCCCACGAGGAGCTGCAGCAGTCCCGGATCCGCATTGACAGCCTCTCGGCTCAGCTCAGCCAGCTGCAGAAACAGGTGAGGCCTGGCCGGCCCTGCTGGCCAGAATCTTGGCTGGGTATCATTGGGTGGGAGGCCACAGGGGCCTGCTGAGGAGGGAAGAGGCAAGGAGAGCCCATCCCACAGAGGGGAAGCAAGGTCCAGGTGGCTTGTCTGCTGTCCTCACTCTCCCATTTCTCTGATGGCCTCCACTTCCCAGAGCCCAGGTTGTCCTACATGAAAGCAGAGGTTGGTCTTGCCCTCCTTAACGCACAGACCTGCTATGAGACTCAAAGGAGTCAAAgtcccaggaagggcaggtagcCCCTGGCTGGTGCCAACCATTTGGGTGgcatgctcagctgctgactggaACGTGGGAGGCACAGGtctacccagagacacctcagaagagaggcctggggaCCCACCTCAGTCCTTGAAAAGCCCTGTGAGCACAGTCCTGTTCTGACACTTgggccccacccctcaccccccgagACTGGAGGGCAGCTGGTTTTTCTGAGGAGTGGGATGCAGAAGCGACAAGTCTTCTAGCTGCCCTGCCATTTGGGACTGGAGGAAAGCGGCTTTAGCCCGTAGTGAGCAGCTGCAGTTAGATATTGGGAAGGATTTCCTGGTCACTAGCTATGCCCTGACCAcggagttggtggttcaaacccacttaactggtctcagggagaaggatgaggctgtaaaAATGAAacccttagaaaccctatatggAGTTGCTAAGAATTGGGATTGACCTGATGGCCAAGCCCCTGTGAGAACCAATGAGAACCTGGAGGTCCTAGGAAGGGTAAGGGGGTCCctttccctggggggggggggacttgggAGCTCACCAGAAACCTGCCTCCTCCGGCTCAGCTGTCAGCCAAGGAGGCGAAGCTGCGAGACCTGGAGGATGCCCTGGCCCGGGAGCGGGACACCAGCCGGCGGCTGCTGGCAGAGAAGGAGCGGGAGATGGCGGAGATGCGGGCAAGGATGCAGCAGCAGCTGGACGAGTATCAGGAGCTGCTGGACATCAAGCTGGCCCTGGACATGGAGATCCACGCCTACCGCAAGCTGCTGGAGGGCGAGGAGGAGAGGTAGGGGTGCCGGAAGCTGGGGGGTGGGTGTGTTGCCAGGAGGGTTCTCTGGCTGCCCTGAGCCTTGACAAGGCATCCCCCTGTTCTGTCTCCCCCTCCGCAGGCTCCGCctgtcccccagccccacctcacaGCGCCGAGGGGGCCGCTCCTCCACTCACTCCTCCCAGATGCAGAGTAGCAGCGGCAGCATCACCAAGAAGCGCAAGCTGGAGTCCAGTGAGAGCCGCAGCAGCTTCTCCCAGCACGCCCGCACCAGCGGCCGCGTGGCGGTGGAGGAGGTGGACGAGGAGGGCAAGTTTGTGCGCCTGCGCAACAAGTCCAATGAGGTAGGCTGTTCCCCCGACCCCGCGCCCCCTCCCCGAGTCCGAAGGGTGCACAACTAGGTGAAAGGGAGAGAATGTCTGAACAGACATGGAATGGTGGTTGGAGAGACTGGTCTTCCGTGCAGAGGCTGTCAGTCCCAGCTCTGGCTCTTCTACTGACTGTCAGGGAGACTGGGGTCAGCTATTTAAGCCCCGGGCATCCGTTTTCTCATCCGTACAATGGGCAAAAGTAATAAGTTCTGAACTCTCAGTTGACGGAAAGATAAACGATCCCGCTTTCCGTGTACCTGGCCCCACGGGTGGTAGCTTGGGGGAGTGGTACGCTCTGCTCTGCGTGCAGGCCTGGGAGAGCCTGCCTTGGGCACTTGAGCCAGATGAACCCCGAAGCCTGGGTGAGTCTTCCCACCGCCCTCCTGATTCTTGTCCTGGCAGGACCAATCCATGGGCAATTGGCAGATCAAGCGCCAAAATGGAGAGGACCCCTTGATGACCTACCGCTTCCCACCCAAGTTCACCCTGAAGGCGGGCCAGGTGGTGACGGTGAGTGACAGGGCCAGGGAGCCACCTTGGGTGGGGATGGGCTGGCCTGAGGAGGGGAGTGCAAGAGCAAGCTCCCCTTCTTGAATCCTCAGATCTGGGCTTCTG
Proteins encoded in this window:
- the LMNA gene encoding lamin, with the protein product METPSQRRATRSGAQSSSTPLSPTRITRLQEKEDLQELNDRLAVYIDRVRSLETENAGLRLRITESEEVVSREVSGIKAAYEAELGDARKTLDSVAKERARLQLELSKVREEFKELKARNTKKEGDLLAAQARLKDLEALLNSKEAALSTALSEKRTVEGELHDLRGQVAKLEAALGEAKKQLQDEMLRRVDAENRLQTLKEELDFQKNIYSEELRETKRRHETRLVELDNGKQREFESKLADALQDLRSQHEDQVEQYKKELEKTYSAKLDNARQSAERNSNLVGAAHEELQQSRIRIDSLSAQLSQLQKQLSAKEAKLRDLEDALARERDTSRRLLAEKEREMAEMRARMQQQLDEYQELLDIKLALDMEIHAYRKLLEGEEERLRLSPSPTSQRRGGRSSTHSSQMQSSSGSITKKRKLESSESRSSFSQHARTSGRVAVEEVDEEGKFVRLRNKSNEDQSMGNWQIKRQNGEDPLMTYRFPPKFTLKAGQVVTIWASGAGATHNPPTDLVWKAQSTWGCGNSLRTALINSNGEEVAMRKLVRSLTTVVDDDDDDEDGDDLLHHHHGSHCSGSGDPAEYNLRSRTVLCGTCGQPAADKASGGAGAQVGGSMSSSSASSMTVTRSYRSVGGSGGGSFGDSLGPRSYFLGNSSPRTQNAQNCSIM